Proteins encoded in a region of the Nostoc sp. UHCC 0926 genome:
- a CDS encoding SDR family NAD(P)-dependent oxidoreductase, which translates to MTISPVQTLSPSAVIDDSSRSKTTTSKLANKIALVTGASKGIGASIAKHLGAAGATVIVNYATSQSGADKTVADITADGGKATAIQGDFSKLEDITRTFAQIKQTHGKLDILVNNAGVYSFGAIEQVTPEEFYRQFNLNVLGSLLAIQEAIPLMGTEGGSVINIGSAVGSMPPANSAIYSATKAAVDSLTVSLSKELGSRKIRVNSLNPGFVATEGSQGFLEGDVYDMAIKSTPLGRVGQPEDIGPIAVFLASDDSQWLTGQRILASGGQTW; encoded by the coding sequence ATGACTATTTCACCCGTACAAACACTTTCCCCGTCAGCAGTGATCGACGATTCATCCAGGAGCAAGACAACCACAAGCAAACTTGCAAACAAGATTGCACTGGTCACTGGAGCATCTAAGGGCATTGGTGCCTCGATCGCCAAGCACCTCGGAGCCGCTGGTGCGACGGTAATTGTCAACTACGCCACTAGCCAATCTGGTGCCGATAAAACCGTCGCGGACATTACGGCTGACGGCGGCAAAGCCACAGCCATCCAGGGTGACTTCTCGAAGCTGGAAGACATTACTCGCACCTTCGCCCAAATCAAGCAAACGCACGGCAAGCTTGACATTCTCGTCAACAACGCTGGTGTTTACAGTTTCGGTGCCATCGAGCAGGTTACACCAGAAGAATTCTACCGCCAGTTTAACCTCAATGTACTTGGCTCTCTCCTCGCCATCCAAGAAGCCATCCCGCTTATGGGGACTGAGGGTGGCTCCGTGATTAACATTGGTTCTGCTGTCGGCTCAATGCCGCCCGCCAATAGCGCCATTTACTCTGCCACCAAAGCGGCGGTTGACTCTCTCACAGTCTCCCTTTCTAAGGAGTTAGGCTCTCGCAAGATCCGTGTCAATAGCCTCAATCCAGGCTTCGTGGCAACGGAAGGCTCGCAAGGGTTTCTCGAAGGCGACGTCTACGACATGGCGATCAAGAGCACACCGCTGGGACGGGTCGGGCAGCCGGAGGATATCGGACCGATCGCTGTCTTCCTCGCCTCCGACGACTCCCAATGGCTGACCGGACAACGGATTCTCGCCAGCGGCGGTCAAACTTGGTAG
- a CDS encoding mercuric reductase, translating to MNPEYYDDIIIGSGKAGKTLAPALVADGRKTALVERSLTMIGGGCINIACIPTKTMVASAEVANTVRHSASYGVKANAPIVDLAAVIGRKRSVVHSMREMNLHNLETALGHELIVGVGRFMSPKTIEVTTVDTTRLLTAERFFINTGTRPLIPSLPGLTETGFLTSESIMELEQLPEHLIVLGSGYIGLEFAQMFQRFGSGVTVIGHSKQILSNQDSDIAIAVQTLLEREGIEFLLKTNVLRVDRVDNATVLQLQVADRQISLQGSHLLVAIGRVPTTDSLNLAAAGVATDAHGFILVNDRLETNIPGIWALGDINGGLQYTHVSLDDYRIVKANLIDGGNRSRRDRLVPSCLFIDPELAHVGLTETEAQQQGYAIRVAKLDASAIPRAKTLGKTDGLMKAIVDTETGRILGCSLLCHEAGEVISTVQMVMQAQMPYTVLRDGVLTHPTMTEGLNMLFSKL from the coding sequence ATGAACCCTGAATACTACGACGACATTATTATCGGCAGTGGCAAAGCAGGTAAAACCCTAGCACCAGCGCTAGTTGCGGACGGACGTAAAACCGCTCTGGTGGAACGCAGCTTAACCATGATTGGTGGTGGGTGCATCAACATCGCCTGCATCCCAACCAAAACGATGGTTGCCAGTGCAGAGGTAGCCAATACTGTGCGACACAGCGCTAGTTACGGTGTTAAAGCCAATGCACCCATCGTTGATTTAGCAGCCGTAATTGGGCGCAAACGATCTGTCGTACACTCTATGCGTGAAATGAATTTGCACAATCTAGAAACTGCTCTGGGTCACGAACTGATCGTTGGAGTGGGACGGTTTATGTCACCCAAAACGATTGAAGTGACAACGGTTGACACCACTCGCTTACTCACCGCAGAACGGTTCTTTATTAATACAGGCACGCGACCGTTAATTCCATCGCTACCCGGACTCACAGAAACTGGTTTTTTGACGAGCGAGTCGATCATGGAACTGGAACAGTTGCCAGAGCATCTGATCGTACTTGGGAGTGGCTATATTGGGTTGGAGTTTGCCCAGATGTTCCAGCGCTTTGGCTCTGGTGTTACTGTGATTGGGCATAGTAAGCAAATTCTATCAAATCAAGATTCAGATATTGCGATCGCTGTTCAAACGCTGCTAGAACGAGAGGGCATTGAATTCTTGCTGAAGACAAATGTATTGAGAGTAGATCGCGTTGACAATGCGACTGTCCTTCAGCTCCAGGTTGCCGATCGCCAGATTAGCCTCCAAGGTTCACATTTGCTCGTCGCTATCGGTCGTGTGCCAACCACTGATAGCTTAAATTTAGCTGCCGCTGGTGTGGCAACTGATGCCCACGGGTTTATTCTAGTCAACGATCGTCTGGAAACAAACATACCGGGGATTTGGGCGTTAGGCGACATCAATGGAGGATTACAATATACCCATGTCTCGCTCGACGATTACCGCATTGTCAAAGCAAATCTGATTGATGGTGGCAACCGCAGCAGGCGCGATCGCTTGGTTCCATCCTGTCTGTTCATTGATCCAGAACTGGCTCATGTGGGTCTGACCGAAACCGAAGCACAGCAACAAGGGTATGCCATCCGCGTGGCGAAACTGGATGCCTCAGCGATTCCTAGAGCAAAAACTCTTGGTAAAACCGATGGACTGATGAAGGCGATCGTGGATACCGAGACAGGTCGTATTCTCGGTTGTTCCCTGTTGTGTCATGAAGCGGGGGAAGTGATTTCGACGGTGCAGATGGTGATGCAAGCTCAGATGCCTTACACCGTTCTGCGCGATGGCGTTTTGACTCATCCCACGATGACCGAAGGGTTAAACATGCTGTTTTCAAAGTTGTAA
- a CDS encoding aldo/keto reductase has translation MKTRKLGNQGLVVSELGLGCMGMSDFYGGQDDREAIATIHRALELGITLLDTADMYGPFTNEQLVGKAIKDRRDQVAIATKFGIVRSAEGGWNGINGKPEYVHQACDASLKRLGVDVIDLYYQHRIDPEVPIEDTIGAMAELVQQGKVRYLGLSEATPATIRRANTVHSISALQTEYSLWSRDPEDEILPTVRELGIGFVPYSPLGRGFLSGRFTSPNDFSEDDYRRSSPRFQGENFYKNLQLVEQVKVIAAEKGATPSQLALAWLLAQGEDIIPIPGTKQRKYLEENVAATDVHLTTDDLNRIEAVAPKGVAAGDRYPADITSLQEALTNSRRSQPN, from the coding sequence ATGAAAACACGCAAACTCGGCAATCAAGGACTTGTGGTTTCAGAACTAGGACTGGGCTGTATGGGAATGTCTGATTTCTATGGTGGACAGGACGATCGAGAAGCGATCGCCACGATTCACCGGGCATTAGAACTCGGCATTACCTTACTGGATACTGCCGATATGTATGGCCCCTTTACCAATGAACAGTTGGTAGGCAAAGCCATCAAAGACCGTCGCGATCAGGTAGCGATCGCAACAAAGTTTGGCATTGTGCGATCGGCAGAGGGCGGATGGAACGGTATTAACGGTAAGCCAGAGTATGTGCATCAAGCCTGTGATGCATCGCTGAAGCGGTTGGGTGTAGATGTGATTGACCTTTATTATCAGCACCGGATTGATCCGGAAGTCCCCATTGAAGACACGATTGGTGCAATGGCGGAACTGGTGCAGCAGGGAAAAGTACGCTATCTAGGGCTTTCAGAAGCCACTCCAGCCACGATTCGACGAGCTAATACTGTTCACTCCATTTCCGCCCTGCAAACGGAATATTCCCTCTGGAGCCGCGATCCCGAAGATGAGATTCTGCCCACAGTGCGGGAATTAGGTATTGGATTTGTACCCTACAGTCCATTGGGTCGAGGCTTTTTGTCAGGACGATTCACCAGCCCAAATGATTTTTCAGAAGACGACTACCGCCGATCTTCCCCTCGCTTTCAGGGAGAGAATTTCTACAAAAATCTGCAATTAGTGGAGCAGGTAAAGGTGATCGCTGCTGAAAAAGGAGCAACGCCCAGTCAACTCGCCCTGGCATGGCTGTTAGCCCAAGGAGAAGATATCATTCCCATTCCGGGTACCAAGCAACGCAAATATCTGGAGGAGAACGTTGCAGCAACAGACGTTCATCTGACAACAGACGACCTGAACCGAATTGAAGCTGTTGCACCAAAAGGAGTGGCGGCAGGCGATCGCTACCCCGCTGATATAACGTCGCTGCAAGAGGCATTAACGAACAGCAGACGATCTCAGCCAAATTGA
- a CDS encoding NmrA family NAD(P)-binding protein, whose protein sequence is MYAITGITGQVGGAVARKLLSDNQSVCAVIRDAKKGTAWVEQGCAVALADMNDADALTAAFTDAEGVFVVIPPNFAPSPGFPETRAIVAALRTALTAAHPGKVVCLSTIGAQATQPNLLTQLQILEQVLGDLPMPIAFVRPAWFMENAAWDVAPARESGIIQSFLQPLDKPVPMIATADISRVASELLQQTWSGRRIVEIEGPHRVTPNDIAKGFSKVLGCPVHAEVVPRETWEALFKAQGTADPEPRIRMLDGFNEGWMEFESGESGSIKGEVELETVLKSLVER, encoded by the coding sequence ATGTACGCTATTACTGGAATTACAGGTCAGGTCGGCGGTGCCGTCGCCCGCAAATTGTTGAGCGACAATCAGTCTGTCTGCGCTGTGATTCGTGATGCTAAGAAGGGAACCGCTTGGGTCGAGCAGGGTTGTGCAGTTGCCCTGGCAGACATGAACGATGCTGACGCGCTCACAGCAGCTTTTACCGATGCCGAGGGGGTTTTCGTTGTGATTCCGCCAAACTTTGCGCCATCACCGGGCTTTCCCGAAACACGGGCGATTGTCGCTGCTCTGCGTACTGCGCTCACAGCAGCGCATCCGGGCAAGGTTGTCTGCCTATCCACCATTGGCGCGCAGGCAACCCAGCCGAACCTACTAACTCAACTTCAGATATTGGAGCAAGTATTGGGGGATCTGCCGATGCCGATCGCCTTTGTTCGTCCCGCCTGGTTTATGGAGAACGCGGCTTGGGACGTAGCACCCGCCAGAGAGAGTGGCATTATCCAAAGCTTCCTGCAACCGTTGGATAAACCTGTGCCGATGATTGCGACGGCGGATATCAGTCGTGTTGCCTCCGAGTTACTGCAACAGACTTGGAGTGGACGGCGAATCGTCGAAATCGAGGGACCGCACCGGGTAACGCCGAATGACATTGCAAAGGGCTTTTCCAAGGTTCTGGGTTGTCCGGTACACGCGGAGGTAGTTCCCCGCGAAACCTGGGAAGCGCTGTTCAAGGCTCAGGGTACAGCCGATCCAGAGCCGCGCATTCGGATGCTCGACGGTTTCAATGAGGGCTGGATGGAGTTCGAGAGTGGTGAGTCCGGCTCCATCAAAGGCGAAGTCGAACTGGAAACTGTTCTGAAAAGCTTGGTGGAGCGATGA
- a CDS encoding nitroreductase: protein MFDLDQTIKDRHSTRKFLSKPVPRILLNEALALAQLAPSNSNTQPWRVVFAEGTRRDQLKKALLKQAQHFDESQLPKIAQLPEAFQHYRQELGEQVYGAMGIAREDTASRERAVLRNYEFFDAPMVGIVCMHRELGDADALSVGIYLQTLMLSLTARGLGTCAQVSLAAYPEIIRSELNIPPELSILCGLAVGYTDPDFPPNHLHISRDPVEKNISFLDDLELAHRSDWNTLIEA from the coding sequence ATGTTCGATCTCGACCAAACTATCAAAGATCGGCACTCAACCCGAAAATTCTTATCCAAACCCGTGCCGCGAATTTTACTCAATGAAGCTCTTGCTCTAGCACAGCTTGCGCCGTCGAATTCCAATACCCAGCCGTGGCGGGTAGTATTTGCTGAAGGTACTCGCCGCGATCAACTGAAAAAGGCTTTGCTAAAGCAAGCGCAGCATTTTGACGAGTCTCAGCTACCCAAAATCGCTCAACTGCCAGAGGCATTCCAGCATTACCGCCAGGAACTAGGTGAACAAGTCTATGGAGCGATGGGGATTGCTCGTGAGGATACAGCGAGTCGAGAACGAGCCGTTCTGCGTAATTACGAATTTTTTGATGCCCCAATGGTCGGTATCGTCTGTATGCACCGCGAACTAGGCGATGCGGATGCTTTAAGTGTAGGGATCTATTTACAAACGCTGATGCTGAGTCTGACTGCTCGTGGACTGGGCACCTGTGCTCAGGTTTCGCTAGCCGCTTATCCTGAAATCATTCGCAGCGAGTTAAATATTCCACCGGAACTATCGATCCTGTGCGGTTTAGCCGTTGGCTACACCGATCCTGATTTTCCCCCTAATCACCTGCATATTAGCCGCGATCCCGTTGAGAAAAATATCTCATTTCTCGACGATCTTGAGCTAGCACATAGAAGTGATTGGAATACTCTTATTGAAGCGTAA
- a CDS encoding alpha/beta fold hydrolase, whose amino-acid sequence MTTFHTISIDGLDIFYREAGSRSNPTILLLHGFPTSSHMFRNLMPALADSFHLVAPDYPSYGNSSMPTVDEFDYTFDRLAQIVEKFITAIDLKQYSLYVMDYGAPIGYRIAAKYPERVEALIVQNGNAYEEGIGGEFWNPAKAYWQDRSPENADKLRSFFTLETTKWQYTNGVRNLETISPDTWNMDQLFLDRPGNDEIQLALLYSYGTNPPLYPQWQEYFRKYQPPTLIVWGKNDAIFPAEGAYPYKRDLKDVEFHLLDTGHFALEEEGDAIADRIRHFMTTHVGQSQDGSNAIL is encoded by the coding sequence ATGACCACATTTCACACAATCTCAATCGATGGTTTAGATATCTTTTACCGAGAAGCTGGTTCCCGCAGTAATCCAACGATTCTGCTGTTACACGGCTTTCCGACCTCATCTCACATGTTTCGCAATCTGATGCCTGCGCTTGCCGATAGCTTCCATCTAGTTGCCCCGGATTATCCGAGCTACGGCAACAGTTCTATGCCAACTGTGGATGAGTTTGACTACACTTTTGATCGCTTGGCCCAAATCGTGGAGAAATTTATTACCGCGATCGATCTCAAGCAATATAGCCTCTACGTAATGGATTATGGCGCTCCCATTGGCTATCGGATTGCAGCTAAATACCCAGAGCGAGTAGAAGCGCTGATTGTCCAAAACGGGAATGCGTATGAGGAAGGTATAGGCGGCGAATTTTGGAACCCGGCTAAAGCCTACTGGCAAGACCGTTCTCCTGAGAATGCTGACAAGCTCAGATCCTTTTTCACATTGGAAACAACGAAGTGGCAATATACCAATGGCGTTCGCAATCTGGAAACGATCAGCCCTGATACCTGGAATATGGATCAACTCTTCCTCGATCGCCCCGGCAACGATGAGATTCAGTTGGCGCTACTGTATAGCTATGGCACGAATCCACCACTATATCCGCAATGGCAGGAGTATTTTCGCAAATATCAGCCACCTACCCTGATTGTTTGGGGTAAGAATGATGCCATCTTCCCGGCTGAAGGCGCTTATCCCTACAAGCGCGATCTGAAAGACGTTGAGTTTCATTTACTCGATACCGGACATTTTGCCCTAGAAGAGGAAGGAGATGCGATCGCAGATCGTATCCGTCACTTTATGACAACTCATGTTGGACAATCACAAGACGGGAGCAACGCGATTTTGTGA
- a CDS encoding nuclear transport factor 2 family protein: MNQRSQAEVVAQVTDRNAKLDIARRFQTAIAARDWSAMRALLSDDAHWTLPGDNMISGTANGADAVVDRARKITSYGLNIELQHILVSRDNVALSLHNTARQGDRVLDEYLATVCQFKDNRIAAIETFLSDIDGMNAFFI; the protein is encoded by the coding sequence ATGAATCAACGTTCTCAGGCAGAAGTGGTTGCACAAGTGACCGATCGCAATGCGAAGCTCGACATCGCTCGTCGTTTTCAAACAGCAATCGCTGCACGGGATTGGAGTGCAATGCGCGCCCTCCTCTCTGACGACGCACACTGGACACTGCCGGGCGACAACATGATCTCAGGCACTGCAAATGGAGCTGATGCCGTAGTTGATCGCGCCCGCAAAATTACGAGCTATGGGCTGAACATTGAGCTACAACACATTCTTGTCAGCCGAGACAACGTGGCTCTGTCTCTGCACAATACTGCCCGACAGGGCGATCGGGTACTTGATGAGTACTTGGCTACGGTCTGTCAGTTCAAGGATAACAGGATTGCTGCGATCGAAACCTTCCTCTCTGACATTGACGGCATGAATGCCTTCTTTATCTGA
- a CDS encoding DUF308 domain-containing protein, giving the protein MSQQSKGSSTTNNLPNFARSSQKRWLKLYYFIRTAFSAVWVAAAFTVGQYSPTIAVILLVAYPAWDAAANYLDASRSGGLVQNRTQTINVVVSVATTLAVIVALQIGINWVFAVFGAWAILSGLLQLGTAVRRWKSYGAQWTMILSGGQSALAGAFFILQFRMPTMPLITNVAGYAAVGAFYFLISAVWLSVSDLRRKTRSV; this is encoded by the coding sequence ATGAGTCAGCAATCGAAAGGATCATCAACGACCAACAACCTCCCCAATTTTGCTCGTTCCAGCCAGAAGCGATGGCTGAAGCTCTACTATTTTATCCGGACGGCGTTTTCAGCCGTATGGGTGGCTGCTGCGTTTACGGTGGGTCAGTATTCCCCAACCATCGCGGTCATTTTGCTCGTCGCCTATCCCGCCTGGGATGCCGCAGCCAACTATCTTGATGCGTCTCGCAGTGGTGGATTGGTGCAGAATCGTACCCAGACCATCAACGTCGTCGTCAGCGTCGCGACGACACTTGCGGTCATCGTGGCGCTACAGATAGGGATAAATTGGGTGTTCGCAGTGTTCGGTGCCTGGGCTATCCTCTCTGGCTTGCTTCAACTCGGCACCGCCGTTCGCCGTTGGAAAAGCTACGGAGCGCAGTGGACAATGATCTTGAGCGGCGGTCAGTCGGCGCTGGCAGGCGCATTTTTCATTTTGCAGTTCCGGATGCCGACGATGCCATTGATCACAAACGTTGCTGGCTATGCTGCGGTGGGAGCCTTTTATTTCTTGATCTCTGCGGTGTGGCTGTCCGTGAGCGATCTGCGCCGCAAGACTCGGTCAGTCTGA